The following proteins are encoded in a genomic region of Pirellulales bacterium:
- a CDS encoding ABC transporter ATP-binding protein, with protein sequence MESPTGQTPPLKVSQLTKRFLQGDREIDALVDVNLAVAAGEFVAIMGASGSGKSTLLHLVAGLTDATSGKVWVDGQDLSDLSDRQLTLFRRRRIGLVFQSLNLVPALTAKENVLLPLHAAGRSLDRNAIADQLLSMLGLGQRRDHRPSALSGGEQQRVAIARALVADPAIILADEPTGSLDTTNGQLICKLLRKLNEDQRRTIVVVTHEPSVAIWSDRIVVLKDGRLQSEFDTSQFDGPQALAAHYQELAQSIAPEELCHGRI encoded by the coding sequence ATGGAGTCACCGACCGGTCAGACGCCACCGCTCAAGGTCAGCCAACTTACCAAACGATTTCTTCAGGGCGATCGTGAAATCGACGCGCTCGTCGATGTAAATCTCGCCGTTGCCGCCGGCGAGTTCGTCGCTATCATGGGTGCCAGCGGCTCCGGCAAGAGTACGCTGCTACACTTGGTTGCAGGTCTCACCGACGCCACCTCCGGCAAGGTTTGGGTCGATGGACAAGACCTCTCCGATCTTTCCGACCGTCAGCTTACGCTATTTCGCCGTCGGAGAATTGGCCTGGTATTCCAATCGCTAAACTTGGTACCGGCGCTGACTGCCAAAGAAAACGTTCTGTTGCCGCTGCATGCCGCCGGACGCAGCTTAGATCGCAATGCCATTGCCGACCAGCTACTTTCCATGCTGGGTCTCGGCCAGCGGCGCGATCACCGCCCCAGCGCTCTGAGCGGCGGTGAGCAGCAGCGCGTCGCCATCGCGCGCGCTTTGGTTGCCGATCCGGCGATCATTTTGGCCGACGAGCCGACAGGGAGTCTTGATACGACCAATGGCCAACTCATTTGCAAACTGCTGCGCAAGCTGAACGAAGACCAGCGCCGTACCATCGTCGTCGTTACGCACGAGCCCAGCGTGGCCATCTGGTCCGACCGGATCGTTGTGCTCAAGGATGGTCGGCTGCAAAGTGAGTTCGATACCTCGCAATTCGATGGCCCTCAAGCACTCGCTGCCCATTATCAAGAATTGGCGCAAAGCATTGCGCCCGAGGAGTTGTGTCATGGGAGGATTTAA
- a CDS encoding ABC transporter permease, whose product MGGFKLIAKLVVAQAMMQPARMILASLAVIASACAVAWVVSGYEALVSQFDENAAKYLGRYDLIVVTAGGPASAAAALPSSIIDELRRDPAVIEVNPISQSRASVTKVAAEGVESEKMLGILVGSRPPVNGAPPIDPMMVATDANEGPYEMVDGSWLSSDKTTPQQMEAVVSRGAAERLGVAVGDEIDLTTIANRIRTRVVGIIEQAPEAPSGSRGPRSVGRNAVRTGSEPVSKGDDVRSHKSTSAVSKKPVRQGMGIPLAMTQMPAIAAVYVRTTTADLANGYQATPAVLQIALRDGFDIAVFRKAWDVRLASVTPPLRAIDFNSVREGLEQSGSVGQKLSQAYSATALAALAAVFIIFSTLSMGVSERGREFAMLRAIALTRGQIAAIIAVESVLLALIGWGGGLLAGWAILTLAAASKPDLFANGAALGWTCVWLTGASVFGGALGAAMIPAWQAMRIRPIDAMAPPKCTGSPRWPRVSFVVGLALLTVAPISVFLISIDNASRIGIYSLISYPCLLIGMACLTPAVIIACEQRFGPIVARTLKLDPLLALGQLTSNLWRTLGATLALASGLALFVSTQTWGYSMLQPFLPGDWMPDAIVGFQPIGVSNEQMVGIGKVRGIDGEKLLPLAVEQAPIDWPGETPSGMGMENAVVIGLEPNTAFGRVLPRLPLRFVSGNRGDVTRLLANGDGCLISEDYQLKTGLKVGDALRFKPPNAPDSTVEFHVVGVVSLPGWQWFTKFSGVRRHFVRTGGIVFADATRVRKEFKLGDRTEFFWLDFDNAQPAAKIEASLQEIAQLSAGEKFTTAGVGEITAYRPFARLTATETVRQGIMQRANGVIFGMSQLPLVTLVITSLAVANTVIASIRARTWEMAILRSIGTTRGELVRLVLVEAILIAIVNCLVSLIFGLIAGWCGVGMSRYSGFFFGGPPVFVVPWTHLLTGFAATLGLCLLAAAWPAIKIGRAKPLTLLQTGRAAI is encoded by the coding sequence ATGGGAGGATTTAAGTTAATCGCGAAGCTCGTCGTCGCACAAGCGATGATGCAGCCTGCCCGCATGATCCTGGCTAGCTTGGCTGTCATTGCGTCGGCGTGCGCGGTGGCGTGGGTCGTCAGTGGATATGAAGCGCTGGTTTCACAGTTCGACGAAAACGCAGCGAAATATCTCGGGCGGTATGATCTCATCGTGGTAACGGCCGGCGGACCTGCCAGCGCCGCGGCGGCGTTGCCGTCGTCGATCATTGATGAACTGCGTCGAGATCCGGCGGTGATCGAAGTCAATCCGATTTCGCAGTCGCGGGCGAGCGTAACGAAAGTAGCTGCGGAGGGCGTCGAATCTGAAAAAATGCTGGGAATACTCGTCGGTTCTCGGCCGCCAGTGAACGGGGCGCCGCCGATTGATCCGATGATGGTCGCCACCGATGCTAACGAAGGTCCATATGAAATGGTGGATGGCAGTTGGTTATCCAGCGACAAGACTACTCCGCAGCAGATGGAGGCGGTTGTAAGCCGTGGTGCCGCGGAGCGGCTAGGCGTGGCTGTCGGTGACGAAATTGATCTGACGACGATTGCCAACCGGATACGAACACGTGTCGTCGGCATCATCGAACAGGCCCCCGAAGCGCCAAGCGGAAGTCGTGGCCCCAGAAGCGTCGGTCGTAACGCTGTCCGAACTGGCTCCGAACCCGTCAGTAAGGGTGACGATGTTCGATCGCACAAGAGCACCTCCGCGGTATCGAAGAAGCCAGTTCGGCAAGGCATGGGAATTCCACTGGCGATGACGCAAATGCCAGCCATTGCCGCAGTGTATGTTCGCACTACCACGGCAGACCTTGCCAATGGCTACCAGGCGACGCCTGCCGTGCTCCAGATTGCGCTGCGCGACGGCTTCGATATCGCTGTGTTCCGCAAGGCATGGGATGTGCGCCTGGCCAGTGTAACGCCGCCGTTACGGGCGATCGATTTCAACTCGGTTCGCGAAGGTCTGGAACAAAGCGGCTCCGTCGGTCAAAAGCTCTCGCAGGCGTATTCCGCTACCGCGCTCGCTGCCTTGGCCGCGGTATTCATCATTTTCAGCACGTTGAGTATGGGCGTGAGCGAGCGGGGCCGCGAGTTTGCCATGCTACGAGCAATCGCGCTGACGCGCGGACAAATCGCTGCAATCATCGCCGTAGAAAGCGTTCTGCTGGCGCTGATCGGTTGGGGTGGCGGTCTACTTGCGGGTTGGGCAATTCTAACTCTCGCCGCGGCGAGCAAACCGGATCTATTTGCCAATGGGGCCGCGCTCGGTTGGACCTGTGTGTGGCTGACCGGAGCGAGTGTCTTTGGAGGCGCCCTGGGAGCGGCAATGATTCCCGCCTGGCAGGCGATGCGGATTCGACCGATCGACGCGATGGCTCCGCCGAAATGCACCGGCTCGCCGCGATGGCCAAGGGTAAGCTTCGTCGTCGGTCTGGCGCTCTTGACCGTAGCGCCGATTTCGGTGTTTCTGATCTCAATCGACAATGCAAGTCGGATCGGCATATACTCGCTCATAAGCTATCCCTGCCTGTTGATTGGGATGGCCTGCTTGACACCGGCAGTCATCATTGCGTGCGAACAGCGCTTCGGGCCGATCGTTGCTCGCACACTGAAACTCGATCCGTTGCTGGCGCTCGGACAGCTAACGAGCAATTTGTGGCGAACATTGGGGGCCACGCTCGCGCTGGCATCGGGGCTTGCGCTCTTTGTCTCCACGCAAACGTGGGGATACTCGATGCTCCAGCCCTTCTTGCCCGGCGACTGGATGCCGGATGCGATAGTCGGCTTTCAGCCGATTGGTGTTAGCAACGAACAAATGGTCGGAATCGGCAAAGTGCGGGGAATCGACGGCGAGAAGTTATTGCCGCTCGCAGTGGAGCAAGCGCCAATCGACTGGCCGGGCGAAACGCCCAGTGGCATGGGAATGGAAAACGCCGTCGTCATCGGACTCGAACCTAACACAGCCTTCGGTCGCGTTTTGCCGCGACTGCCGTTACGGTTCGTCTCAGGCAACCGAGGCGACGTCACACGATTATTGGCCAACGGCGACGGCTGCCTGATTTCTGAGGATTATCAGTTGAAAACCGGACTGAAGGTTGGCGATGCGCTGCGGTTCAAACCGCCTAATGCGCCAGACTCCACGGTCGAGTTTCACGTTGTCGGTGTAGTATCGCTGCCGGGATGGCAATGGTTTACCAAGTTTTCTGGCGTACGCCGGCATTTCGTCCGCACCGGCGGAATCGTGTTCGCCGACGCGACGCGAGTGCGAAAAGAATTCAAACTTGGGGATCGAACCGAATTCTTTTGGCTTGACTTCGACAACGCGCAGCCGGCGGCGAAAATCGAGGCTTCGTTGCAGGAAATCGCTCAGTTGAGCGCCGGCGAAAAGTTTACGACGGCCGGGGTTGGCGAAATTACCGCCTATCGGCCGTTTGCAAGACTCACCGCCACCGAAACCGTTCGCCAAGGCATAATGCAGCGGGCAAATGGGGTCATTTTTGGGATGAGCCAGTTGCCGCTGGTGACGCTGGTGATTACGTCGCTCGCGGTTGCCAATACCGTAATCGCTTCGATTCGGGCGCGAACATGGGAAATGGCGATCTTGCGATCTATTGGTACGACGCGCGGCGAATTGGTGCGGCTGGTATTGGTCGAGGCGATCCTCATCGCCATCGTGAACTGTCTGGTGAGCCTCATTTTCGGATTGATCGCCGGCTGGTGTGGCGTAGGAATGAGCCGCTACAGCGGATTCTTCTTTGGCGGGCCACCGGTGTTTGTTGTACCGTGGACGCACTTACTCACCGGATTCGCTGCCACGCTCGGCTTATGCCTACTAGCGGCGGCATGGCCGGCCATCAAGATCGGCCGCGCCAAACCGCTCACCCTGTTACAAACTGGTCGCGCAGCCATATAA